One genomic region from Eptesicus fuscus isolate TK198812 chromosome 4, DD_ASM_mEF_20220401, whole genome shotgun sequence encodes:
- the LOC129148774 gene encoding uncharacterized protein LOC129148774, which produces MRPGPIHCLFAQPVRLRGSGEAGDRAVPATRGGPPMFPPTFIPCNAGSLFHKRLKPPRLEPPPPGGPQHPVRLVCSSPDALRGAWKLQRVPLQSLATALPMEGRGPRTPLVFSEHLGVTCGEAERCQPERLSGTKGWELPVSQWPPAPLGANPHAHWDKEPSSQQYWRPPPLLPPPPSGDRRWCLHQGFTFGCYCGAVSEET; this is translated from the exons ATGCGGCCCGGGCCCATTCACTGTCTGTTCGCTCAGCCGGTGCGGCTCCGGGGAAGCGGGGAGGCCGGGGACCGAGCTGTCCCAGCCACACGCGGTG GCCCCCCCATGTTCCCCCCCACATTCATACCCTGCAATGCGGGCTCCCTTTTCCACAAGCGCCTCAAACCTCCCCGCCTGGAACCTCCCCCTCCCGGGGGCCCACAGCACCCCGTGCGGCTGGTCTGCTCCAGCCCAGATGCTCTTAGAGGCGCCTGGAAGCTCCAGCGGGTGCCCCTTCAGAGCCTGGCTACTGCTCTCCccatggaggggagggggcctcgAACACCGCTGGTTTTCAGTGAACATCTGGGGGTGACCTGTGGGGAG gCCGAGAGGTGCCAGCCAGAGCGCCTCAGCGGGACAAAGGGGTGGGAGCTGCCGGTTTCACAGTGGCCGCCCGCTCCCCTGGGGGCGAACCCACACGCCCACTGGGACAAGGAGCCCTCATCCCAGCAGTACTGGaggcctccccccctcctcccccctccgccctccgGTGACCGGCGCTGGTGCCTTCACCAAGGCTTCACCTTTGGGTGCTACT GTGGCGCTGTGAGCGAGGAGACGTGA